In the genome of uncultured Sphaerochaeta sp., the window GTTCCAATACTCGATGAAGTTCCATGCCGCTTCCTTGACTTTGGAACCCTCGGTGATACAAAGCACGCTGTCCCCACCCCAGGTCATTCGTCCCTTCGGTCCGGCAGGAACTTCGGCGATACCAAGATCGATGCCTGCGCCCCTGAAGCCATTGATGGCCCACGGACCATTGAATTCGATGGCTGCCTTGCCGGCTGCAAAGAGGTTGTCAGCTTCCTGGCCGGTCAATCCTACCGGGGAAACACCCATCTTGAACGCATCGGCGAGCATCTTCATGGCAGTGACTGCTTCGGCGGAGTTGATGATGCTCTTTCCATCCTTCAGATAGTCAGCACCATACATCCACATGAAGACAGGAACCATGGGAACCGTTGATTTGACTCCGATTGCCTGGGCATACTGCACAACGTTGCCCGAGCTGTCTTTCTTGATGAGCTTCTTCCACGCATCCTGCAGCTCGGCAAGAGTTGCAGGAGCCTTTTCCGGATCCAGTCCTGCTTCCTTGAAGAGGGTCTTGTTGTAGTACATCACCAGAGCGGCAAAGGCCATGGGCATGGCGTACTGCTTGCCTTCAAAGTTGCCTGCTGCGATCATGCCAGGGACCAGTTTGCTGACATCAAGGGTTTTGGAGGACTTGATGAGGTCATCGAGGCTGGCGAGCTTTCCTGCCTGGGCATACTCTGCATACCTTCCGACGGACATGGCAATGAGGTCGGGCGCATTGCCTGCAATCATGGCAGGCATCAACTTCTGGAAGAGGGTGTCCCAGGGCATGATCTCCATCTTGATTTCGATATCAGTGTGAGCTGCATTGTATTGCTCTACGAGCTCCTCCAGTACGGGACGATCGGGTCCGGTATAGCCGTTCCAGAATACTACGGTCTTTTTTCCTGTTTCCTGGGTTCCCCCTGCATACAACCCAGTCACCAAGGCGATGAGAACGATGAGTACAACAATCTTTTTCATCCAGGTCTCCTTTTGGTTGATTATTTACATCAGCCTTCTTTGTTTATAACAGGTTAATATGATATAGTTCAGCTGTCAAGAAAATAAATCAGCAATGTAATTTCTCTTTATTTTGCATTATTACATAGTTTTACACAAATTATTTCATACTATTTTATATCTGTTTTTTCGGATATATAAAAGCAAATCTACTCTCCTAGTGCCATGACCAACACACAGGGAGCAGAAGGAATTCCCCAAACATATTCAGGATCATAGGGAAGCTTGGGCATACACTATTTTAATTACGTCAGGCAACCCAAGCCTATGTACTGCATAGGTGCTTAGGGTCTTATACCCGAAGGGGTGCAATTGCGACGTAATGTGAGCGTTCAATACCCGAACGGGTATATTTTATAGAAATTTAGTCATATTACACCCTAAAAGGTATAATCATAGAAAAACCAATTGAATTATTACCCGTTCGGGTATAAAATACATGTATGAATGCTATCGCACGTTTCATGAAGGAACAGAGAAAACGAACAGGCCTTACCCAAGAGGAGTTTGCACTCCGCTCTGGGCTTGGATTGCGCTTTGTCAGGGAATTGGAACAGGGCAAGACTACCGTTCGACTGGATAAGGTGAATCAAGCCTTGGCCATGTTTGGGTATCAGGCAGTTCCAGGTCCTTTGACTGTTGACAAGGAGTGAGGAAATGGAGAGACGATCAGCCACGGTGCTTGTTGACTCACAACCAGCAGGAGTGCTTTGCGAGACCGATGAAGGATATGCATTCACCTATGACAATCTCTATCTCAGCCAACCAGGAGCCAAGCCAATCAGTCTCACCCTACCACTTTCTGCAAAACAGTACACCAGCAAAACCATGTTCCCTTTCTTTGATGGTCTCATTCCGGAAGGTTGGCTTCTATCGCAAGCAATCACCACATGGAAGCTGGACGCGCGTGACAGGATGGGACTGATATGCGCAGTATGCCGTGACTGTATCGGAGATGTCAGTATAGAGGCACGCATATGAACAGATGCCTCGCTTGCGGAAAGCCGCTTACCCCTGATGACACACTCTGGCATACTCGCTGTATCAAATCCTTTTTCGGTACCAATGAGTTGCCTTCCATCTCACTCGACTCTGAAGCTTTGGAAGCCTGGGGCAGCGAATCAACCCGGATGGGATTCACCGTACCCGGAGTACAGAAGAAACTCTCACTCCATCTGGAAGCCTATCGTGGAAAAGGAAAACTGACACGTATTGGGCACCCTCCAGGATACATCCTGAAGTTGCAAGCAGACGAATACCCTCACCTTCCTGAGTTGGAAGATGTGGTGATGCGAATGGCAGACGTGGCTTCTCTTGAGACGGTTCCTCATGCATTGCTTCGTAGTGAAGATGGAACGCTTGCCTATATCAGCAAGCGTATTGATCGCATCCAAACTAAAGAAAGAATACAGAAACTTCCCATGGAAGACTTTTGCCAACTCTCATTACGCTTGACGGAAGACAAGTACAAAGGGTCGTATGAGCAGTGCGGACAGATTATTA includes:
- a CDS encoding ABC transporter substrate-binding protein gives rise to the protein MKKIVVLIVLIALVTGLYAGGTQETGKKTVVFWNGYTGPDRPVLEELVEQYNAAHTDIEIKMEIMPWDTLFQKLMPAMIAGNAPDLIAMSVGRYAEYAQAGKLASLDDLIKSSKTLDVSKLVPGMIAAGNFEGKQYAMPMAFAALVMYYNKTLFKEAGLDPEKAPATLAELQDAWKKLIKKDSSGNVVQYAQAIGVKSTVPMVPVFMWMYGADYLKDGKSIINSAEAVTAMKMLADAFKMGVSPVGLTGQEADNLFAAGKAAIEFNGPWAINGFRGAGIDLGIAEVPAGPKGRMTWGGDSVLCITEGSKVKEAAWNFIEYWNSLETQRHWALNVGFPPTRTDMADDAQLKAGNPDIVHFLNSAPYSVLFMAEEPKAGRIDAEVLVPLYEAVTRGTLSAEAALKAADAKLTALLAE
- a CDS encoding type II toxin-antitoxin system Y4mF family antitoxin, which codes for MNAIARFMKEQRKRTGLTQEEFALRSGLGLRFVRELEQGKTTVRLDKVNQALAMFGYQAVPGPLTVDKE
- a CDS encoding HipA N-terminal domain-containing protein, with translation MERRSATVLVDSQPAGVLCETDEGYAFTYDNLYLSQPGAKPISLTLPLSAKQYTSKTMFPFFDGLIPEGWLLSQAITTWKLDARDRMGLICAVCRDCIGDVSIEARI
- a CDS encoding HipA domain-containing protein gives rise to the protein MNRCLACGKPLTPDDTLWHTRCIKSFFGTNELPSISLDSEALEAWGSESTRMGFTVPGVQKKLSLHLEAYRGKGKLTRIGHPPGYILKLQADEYPHLPELEDVVMRMADVASLETVPHALLRSEDGTLAYISKRIDRIQTKERIQKLPMEDFCQLSLRLTEDKYKGSYEQCGQIIRRYSSQPLLDLTNFWYLLVFCFITGNSDMHLKNFSLYAPTPSRYQLTPAYDLLPVALVLPQDPDETALTLRGKRSRLTLADFLSLADHLKLAPKVAERLIDRLIQRSPSFIEVIETSWLTAEEKMAMKELLISRLDRLQ